The genomic interval aagaagaggaagtcTGAATTGGTAAATCGATTCCAGCAATCTTAGCGGCAGCAATGACAGAGAGTGGAGGGCTATCGGGCGGAAATGAAAATTGTTTCGACCCCTGCTCCTCCATATTTAAGGAACGACAACACCTGCGATCAAGAAggaaattttctatttatagAGAGAAGAAAGGACTAATTGTTAAAACCAGTGGCGATCGGACAGGACAGGAAAAATGAATTCCCAAGTTAAGTTGATGGTTAGGTGAAGAGAAGAAACAAGGTTTGAATACCCAAATAAACCTGAGCTGCTGAGGCGCCGCCAGGAAAGAATAGTGTAAGAAGCAGAGCAGGGAGAGGAAATAAGAGACGAGGCTGGTTTTGGTAGTGGACTGGATATGCTTTTGGAGATTTAAAACATCCACACCCCATGTGAACTTCCTCTTTCAAGGCCCATTAGGCATTTGCCTGATTTGGACGTCAATGGTCATTGGTCAAAAACAGTGGCCTCTCCATtcgtttgtttttcttctagACTGCCAATTCCATGAGGAGAAAATTGAGAACGTCAACGTTTGCATGTGGTACCATTTGGTAATTGTGTCCACAAcatgttttggaaattgacCTTGAAAACAATTTGTATTTTATAACCACAACTCACGTACTCTaacatttgatttaataaccaTAACTCATACACCCAAACATTTGATTCAAgtgttttttattatatcttaGGATTGCAAATTCATATCAGCCCTTAAACTTAGCCTTCACCAGCTCAAAAAGCATAACTTAACAACCAACTCTCATTGCAGTCTACAGCTACAAGCTCACCCAGCATGAACAcacaaaaatgactccaaccTATCGGATATCACTGAAACAATTACATGTTACAATTTCAGAGTACAACTTCAGCGCCCTCAATATGCAAGCAGTTGATTGCAACTACCCTTCTCACCCTTACTGCCCATTCAATCCCTTCATAACTGAAAACAAATCCTACACTCCCACTAACACAAAACTTATCCAAATACCTCTATCTGCAACTTCAAATGCaaatcaacaaataaaaaccACATGCTGTGGCATGATACATTGCcaaactccaaatttctcCTTCACTGTACAAAACCATTGTTTCATTATTTCCAAGAATATCAGTTAGGTTCTGGACCTATTTGCTGCAGCTAGTTCGACGGTCACGATGAAAGTTGACCTGCCTGCTTCCCTTAAATACTGGATATCTCCATTCATGAGTTTTACCAACTTTCGGCTGATGAGCAAACTGATACCCTCCTCTGATGCATCTCCATCACTTCCAAACATTTGGCTCAGCAATGCTTCTGGCACTCCGCCACCTGCATGTGTTATCCTGCCCccaaaatatatacaaaatcCTTTTACTTTGGCTGACTTCATAAAAGGAAGACTTCACTTGTGCCTAAAGCTAAGGCATATCACATAAATATACCAGCTACATATACTTACTATTGATgaattaataagaaaaaaggggaacatgatgcacttaattTGGTGTGCAGGCAcattctcctttttttttttttaatgtagaTTTAGGACATCTCCAACTATCAGTATGAATgcatatttttgaaagaaagcAGTACCTGAGCTCCAAATGTGCAAGATGAACTGACTGTCCAAGTTGATCTTTGGTCAAGCTAGCTACAACAACAAGTTGGCCTCCATTTGGTGTAAAATTAACTGATATCAACAAGAAATCAGCCAAGACCTGTTGAAGTCTAACACTGTCTCCATACAAGGTCTCAGTCATGACCTCTTCTTCTGTATCATTGACTATGCGGATACCTTTCCCATTGCTCTTCATCATCACTTGACTAATAGAAGCAACCAATACCTCATGCAGGGTGAAGTCAATCATTTCAAGATCCAAGTAGCTATTAGAATTCAGAAAACAGAGAAGGGAAAAAGTTAAGAAAGTTAAGCACTAGACTATGAAAATCACACATCCAACGTACTGAGGGTTACACAACCAAGACTTATATAAACGGAGAGGCTTATCAAGAGAGCAGGACATGGTTATAtagttaaaaatttcaattctgaCGGAGAACAAGATGAGAGAAACCATAGCAGAAGTTTAAGGAAATTGAtgtcattatgcataaaggaTTTATGGTTCTCTAGGGAAGAGAGGGAAAAGATGTAGAGAAATTATGCATCAAGAAAGAGCAAGTCTAGAATATTAGAAAAGCCATTCATGTGGCTGGTGAACAAAGTTTGAAGAAACCCCTAATGTTTGGACTCAGAAAATATGCTATCACTATATGCTTGGGCTTAGCTCCAAAGAATACAAAGCCGCATTAATCCTGAAGCAACAAAATTCAGGCTACTAAATTGTATCAAGTTTAAGTTAATAGTTTCATGTAAAGCTTTGTAACACATAGTCTTATGTCTGACAGTAAGATAATGTTTCAAAAGTTTATGCTGCAGCTGTTTATTGctgatattaaaaaataataataataagatcATGTTTTACAGGATGTTTTCATACCCGTCAATGATGCTATCAAGATCTGAATCATCAAGTATTTTGCTGAGCTGGCGCTGGCACAGGGTACTAGTCTGCAGAAGGCGTTTTTGTTCTGGTCCCAATTCTGTGCCCTCcatcattttccttgaaaaaaTAATCCCAGAGAGAGGATTACGGATCTGCCTTTTCAGATAAGCTAATGCTTTCAATCTTTTCATGGCAGTTTGCTCTGATAATCGCTGGACATGAAGTGCTTGTTGTAGCTCATGGCTTGCCAGCTGCAAGAAACAAAAGACACCAGTGACAGCATCCTCTCTGTCCAATTTCTTATTTACACATAACAAGCATTCCACATACTTTCCACTGCGAGCAAAGAAACCAAAAGGAACCTTTTCAGGCTCATGACCAGTCATGGCATTATTAAGTACAACACCAAGATTGACAAAAGATTCTTGACTCTTGAGACGACAGCATGCAATGTGGGTCCCAAAAACCTCCCCCAACAGCATTTTATCTACCACTTCGTCTCGCTTCCACCCAGTTAACTTCGTCATAGCTGGATTCCACTCAGAGCACCAGCCAAATTCATCCATACCAAATATGGGAGGAATCAGTGGGTTTGGATTTTGTACAATTGCTTTGTAATCACCTTCAATCCGGGTGAATTTGTCCATGACAATCTTCTGACCAGTTATATCTTGTGCCACAAAACAAACCCCCACAACATTTTCGTGAAGATCCCTGTTTGCACAAGCATTGACAACTAAACTGATGGGGCCAGCCTCAATCCTTGACCCATGAGTTTTGATCTCAAATTGGatgttcttttcttccttgCCTGATCAGGAAAAGCTTTTTTAATGACATAAAAGGAAACTAGATGGAAACAGGGAAACAGAAAAAACAGCAAGAAGAAAGAACCTTTCACATTCAGCATTAATGTTAGTGAGCTAACATGCTGCAGAACTCATGTACATCAAAACACACTCAGTAAATCaacttaataaaatatgaagaaaTGGAATATTACATACCCTGCAATGCCAGTACTAACATTTGCTTGACAGTTTCAACAGAAGAATCTTCAACAAGTGAGAGTAAATGCTTTCCAATTGCTTTATCAACAGGAAGACCAGTCAACTCGGCAATTTTCATATTCCACCCATTAACCAAGCCATCAACATCAACAGCCAAAATTGGCACTGTCGCTGTTTCAATTAAACGAACCATCTCACTTGTCACTGCCTCCAGTTCTTGCATCCCTTCTATTTTGAGGTCACTGAGCTTTGAATGTATGGCACTAGTGTTAGTATCTGTGGTCTCAACATCTTTGAATGCATTCCTTAGAATAAGCTGCAAAGAATGGATTGCATCCATTTCATAGTCCTTCCATGGCATACTCCTTGTCTTGACAACTTGGAGGAAAGCCTTGAATGATGACCTTGGGTGCATCTTCCTGCCATCATCCTTCTCACCAGGTTCATGCTTTGCACCACCCCATCGAATTTCTGCAGCAGTATGGGACCGGAACCAGAAAAGCATATCCTTGAGGGTTATCCTCACAGCTGCCATTCCACATACTACATCACCAAGAGCCAATGCCCCTGGGAACCCAGCATCATACAAGCTATCAGTACTCAGACCTGTGGAATCCATATGATACTCAGAAAGCCATGATGCTATCTCATGCAGCTGGAAATCACTAGGAGTTACTCCTAGTTTCCATATTTTGTTCTTGTATAATAATGCAGCCCCATCACATTTCACCAAATCCATTATGTTTGGGCTTTGTGAGATAATGCCCATGGGTGCATCCCGCAAAAGCATATCACACAAAAGGGTCTGGGTACGCAGAATATTCTTCTCGATAATTTGATTTTCCAACTCTATCTCCTTATTGACATGGATGGCAAAGACTTGAGCTAGAAATTCACAGGCATACCTGAGGGGGAATGGAACAAACCTAGGAGTGGTGTTATGGCACACTACCAAACCCCACagtctctttcttttttgctgtGGCTGTGCAGAATCAGGGCCATCGCCCTCTTCATCTCCATCATTGACAATAACAGCCATAACCAGAGAAGCAATGGAATTCATGTTCTCCATATACTGTAAATGGCAGCTGTGTGGGGCCCTTAGGGTTGAACCACACAAGGTTAGGTCAAAAGCAAGCTTATCATCTTGAAATACTTTTACATGTTTTGCGCGGCAATCAACAATCATGCGGACTTTATTCTTCATAAACAAAAATCGAGCAGCCTGAGGGATATCAGTGGCTGGATAATGCAAACCTAAGTAAGGCTCTAGGCCTGGCTTTGTTATCTCAGAAACCACTTCCCCATGGTCGTCATCGTGAAATTTATAGGCCATCACCCTGTCATAACCAGTGAGTTCAAAAACCTCCTGCACCATTGTATCACAAAGCCTTTCCATGCTACCACTAGGCAGAGACTGCAAGCGAGTAATTGCTTTTGCCGCTAGCTTGTATGACTGCAAGGCCCCAGCAGCAGTCATGGGAACTTCATAGGGCTTCACAGGTTCAAAATCAATGATCAAGCTCCCTGTTACCCGATGGATTATTGCGTAAAAGGGCTTCCCAGAAGTCTTGCAATGGACCAAGATTGGATTCAAAAGAGAAACCTCCCCAATTCCTAGGGCCTTTAGCAATGCAGAGGAACTGGGGGCTGTGAAAATAGTTTTTATGTCAGTTCCAATGCCAAGAACTGGGTGGTCCCCAACACTTGGGACTGCATGACTAACCATGGTCAACATTTCAGGGGCATTCTCACTGTATGCTATGACCTTGTAAGTTTTCTCATCTAAGGCTAGCAAGCACCCAAAGGGTTGGATGAATTTGCCTTTCTGTATTTGATGGAGATAAGCTGTGGTAACCCTGTCTGACCTAGATTGCTGGTCTCCACTTGCACGCACTGAACTTGAATAGTCAAAGGAGCTACCGGACTCCTCAAAATTTGCATGGAGTTTTGCATCAACTGTGGTTTGAGCAATAATCCTGGCACTGTGCCTTGATCTCCCAGAGTTGCTAGATGAATGACTTGGCCTTGAAGAAGACATTTTCTCCTGGAACTTAATTATATAAGCAAAAGAAGAGATCTCCATGAATAACAACCACCAGGAAAGAACGCTAAACTATTGAAAGTAGAAACAGGTATTGACATTATTGTCACTGTTCCTGATCATGATCAGGATCAGGAACATTATCATAACAAGTTTATCAATAGAAATTGTAGCAGAGCCTGAAAATGCCAAAAATTCTAACACGTTTTATCACCAAttcatgaaaagaaaacatagaAGTCGAGAATATTGACATCTAAACCCCTAAATAATCCTGATTTTTCTATAGCATTACAGAAAGCAAGTTGCCCcgtctgattttttttttttgaattattgtgaGAAAAGCTAGGATAGCACAAAATTTTAGAGAGTCGCAAACGAGCCCtatgaatgatttttgttCAATAGAAATGATGTCCTCTTCCATCAATAACTGCAGCATATGAGCAGACCAATTACCCAAGTTCCAGACTTACGGTTGCTATAATATTCAGTAACCTTAATCATGATCATCCCCAACACCACCCCCCCTTCccccaaaaaaacaaaagaaacgaAAAAAGTGGCTCAGCTAAAAGGAATCTCTCCCATCATAATTCATCAGACATGGTAGAGAGAAAGTAAGAGAACAAACTGGCTATTGCAAAACAATAATCCACATAGCTATTAAGCTGTAATAGTAGCGATTAATTCATTCAGTGATGAACGCACACTCTCATCAAACAAGAAAGGGTGTGTAAGGGGCTAACCTTTGTTGATACGAGCAGAGGAAGGAAAAGGGCAACTGCTATCTGTAACTGTGATGGGAAATAGAAGAGGTAGTTCGCAGAAGAGCTTGGAAATGAGAATCCCAAGCTCGGCCAGTAAACCCAGAATCCATCTCCAATCTCATTATAGAAGCAACGCACAAAAAAACTCGACCACCGCCTTGAAAGACTAGCACTTTACCATTACCAGCTAGCAGGGACCACCATGataacataaaataacaatataataattaCACGAATTTCATGGTGGCATGGCAATTGGCATCCTCCAACACGaagatataataaaataagcagTATGGGTTTCCAAAACAAGGATAACAGTGGCAGTTACGTTATCATTGGCTTTCCATATTTGTTTATTGAATCAAGTCTTGTGGGTTGTGGCttcatttaataaaaaaaatctagttTCTATATTGGATCACTTGGTTGTTCCCCATAAACTATAGTACATAATAGTAAAAATCCACCAGTGGGAGATATGGAATGATGGAATTATCGTTTATGGatgataataaatataaaataaaataaagaaactcGCAGAGAGGTACAGGAGGCGTGAGGCCGAGATGGGATCCAAGGAAAAGAGGAAGGTGTCTTCTGGTTAGCAACTAGTAGCAACGCAGAGGCAGCCCATGCCCAATTGTGCTTTTCCTTTGGGTGCCCATTTCCCTTTGCCTTAATCAAAACTGGACCTAATACCAACAAAAATATGCGTTACGGCATTCACGTGAGTTAGACAGAGTTTGGCCCATACCACAATCCAAACTAGAAACAAATACAAATGGTTGGTAGACTCGTTGCCTGTGTAGGGTCCACGCCCTATTTCCTTCCCCCTAACTCTATCTCTTTATTCGCTTCAACAGGATTTCCTCATTACAGCGCTTCTGAGCTGCGAGCGGTTAGGGGCACCTGTTGATCTACAACCACATACATGATACATGGGTGATGGGTCCTTTGCGATTGTCATCTTCAACCACCCTTTGTTGGCTCCATCCCCCAACGCCAGCTTCGTGAAAATTAATTGACTAGAAGAAATTATGCACAAAAGCAGGTGGCTCACTTGCTCATCAAGCCATCATTATCAAATTTTGTGCTCAAAATAAAGTGAGCCAAGGCATGAGCAACAGAGTTAAGATCTCGCCTAGTGATAGAGAAGGATACAGTGTTTCAAGGCTTTTAGCCCTGTCTCATCCTGAGCACTTCACATTGAGGGTTTGTTCTAGAAGGAGAGAAACAATCTCGATAAGACTTCGGAGGAATCTGTTTCTACTGGAAGCTCTGCAGGACAGACCCAATTGCATCGCACACCAAATATGAATAGTCATGTAGCTTCTACTGCTGAGAGGTAAGATTAAATAAGAACTTGGCTTTGTTTAGGCCAGCCTAGCTTGCATCCGGTAACAGGATTTCTAGTTTGAACAGCGCCAGCGGACAGAGACACACATCTccctcatttttcatctcatcTTTTCCCCGTACCTTGTACGCTTGTAACAATATATAGACTAATAATTATATTCCGCAAGTATCCTCCTGTTACGAGACCTGATTACGTACTCCAAAATGTAAGTGGCATGTCAAAACCTACAAAGCATGCCTATAGTCCTTAAGCATAGGACTACAGGCATCACTGATTCAATTTCCGGTATGATTGCAGGGTTACAGTAATCTGTCAATTGTTTATAGCTACCATCCTTAAATTATTCCATCCTTAAATTATTCCATCCATAAGGTTTGCTTGTTCAGTCCGGACAGCCTTAACATTTACTGCCAAATAGAGCATCCAAGTGCCTGAATTTGTTTAGTTTCATATCAAATATGCTTACATGATGCCACTAGGGGATAAAAAGTTGAGAAAATTCCTTATTTCCCACTAATCTATCATGCCTGGCCCGGTTACCATGCATTTATTTGGTTGAATATCCTGAAATCAAGCACAAGAATTCAGTCAACAGTGTAAGCCCTATCGTCATTATAACAGGACCCTGAGCATGTCCTAACAAGGTTATTCGAATGGGCTTGCGTTATTACCAGTATGAAACCGCAGCTAAACTTGGTCAAAAGCTTCTTTTAACAAGCTCATATTCTGCTTGCTGAGTGGGGCACCGCAATTTATCTGTGGTCAGATTACTTGCAAAGAgattaataatcaaaagaaGAAGCTAGGAGTGATTTCTACCAAACTTCAAACTTCTTTTTGTATGGGCTCCTCTTCAGATTTCTTGccaaaaattcttaatttccaTCAAAGGATATCCGCTCATGCAATTATAACATCAGGACCCGCCTAAAACTTGCTAGAAATGTGTTAATATGATGTTTCCTTGTCAACCTATTTCACGAATCAAAAGCAAGATGTATCAACAGCGCACACAACTGTATATGCGCAAATTCTATTGTAATAACAGGTACTTGCGTTTTCCTTAAATAAATGCTTCAGGGCCTGTCGATCTCCTTTCTACTATTGGTATCTTTCGAGGCAGTGTATTGGAAAGAATCATGATAACAGAATCAACACGAAGCCCAGCAGATGTCTTTTCCTTACCAATAAAGGATAAAGGATATAGCACGTCCAGTGGATATGTTTTAATACTTGTTATATGAGGAAATGAGGATTACTCCCTTCATTTTCGTGAGATTTGCTACTAAGTGATCACTGCAACATCTAGAATTGTTAGAAAATTCCAACACTGAGATCACATATCTATCCGAGGGGAAGAAGTAATAAGAAAGTGGCATTAGCAATACAAATATTGCACAACTTCTCTATTGGCAGAGAAACTATACATAACTTTTTAGTAACATCAGAAAGCCTTTCTACCTTTTGCTCAGCgccaaaaggaaaatatactTCATTAGTGACTAGGAAGTACAAAGAACACGAAGACTCAAATAAAAGTCTGCAAAACACCAGAGAAACTGCTTCCTTCACCACGATAGCAAACGCAATTAGAGGAGTCCTAACTTTGCCATGAAACATGTAATACAAACAAAACAAGAATTTTCACAATCATACACAAGACAACTAAATCCAAAAGCCACAAACACGAAGTGGGAAGAGTCTTTGTTTGTTGCTGTTGTAATTCTTCCAATAGAAAGAAACTATGTTTTATCATCAGATGATATATCCTTCATCTCTTATCCACAAGGTCGAGAATCTTCAAGAGCAACCTTACAATATGTCCCAACGAAATTAACCAACTTTTTTTATATGCAACTTGaattcataattataaataaagtgCATAATAGTTGTTTTCTGACAAATGACTACCCTTCTACCGGTAACATGTTGCAGCAGTTGAATATATAAGTTTGATAAACTACAAATATCTCAACACagtttttaaagaaatatgcaTGCAAACACAACGGAGGCAACTGTTAAGGActagaaattgaaaataagaaagaggAACTTCAGATTCCTTCACAAAAGAACACTGAAAAATAACCTATAGAACACTCAAATCAGGTCTTTGAAGCAATAAAGAGAGAGGAGTATGGCACTATTATTCACAAGCTATGAAGAATAATCAGATAAAAAAAGTCTTTACATTTTGAAAGAGTTGAAGAGTTTCAGCCACCTTTTTCAtacttcaaaagaaaattgaataaagcactcttcttttttttttcttcgaCCATTTTACACGCTTGTCATGCTGAATTGGCAAAACCTGGCGGTAGAGGTTTCTCAAGGAACAAAGCAACGTGCTGCGAGGTTTGTCATAGTGTGATTGCTTAAAATTTATGTGACTCAGGAACTCAGCCATATCTAGCAAGAGCAGGGCAGCTAAAATTGGTGTCTCCTGTAAATTATAATATCTGATCTATTTTCGGCTGATGATTTGCGATTCCAGAACATATTGACCGACTTCAACAAAAATTTGCAATTAATCTGAAACTTGTGCGCCGTTCTGGAAAGCATGTCAACCATCACAAGCACACCGCAAGTGGCAACAACAGAAAGAATAATAGCGGCATCACGGAAGAATTTCATACTattgatatattaattattaaactGAATGGGGATTGCATTCTTTGCAGTAGAAATGATTGCTCTCAATCAAAGCTTTGAGCATCTCATATGTGAAGGTGGGATCATTGGGGTCGCTTCTTTTGGAATCAGCAGGTGATTCCAAAGTACGGGGTCGCGTGCAGCAAAAGCCACTGCAAACACCACCACCGGCATCAACCCTTTTACCTGAAGATGAGAAAGAAGACAGCTTTGCACGggtttttgtttgtttcttcttcttagaCTTTGCAAATGGAAACAGGACAACCTGCTGGACCTTTTCCTCTATGAAATCCCTTTTACATGCACATCCATCAAAATCAATTCTGCGGGAGTGGGACGCTCCACCGCCAGTATCTTGATCATCGTCATCATCAGCAACTCCGCCACTAACTTGGGATATCTGCCTTTCCGCCTCAGACGTCAACATATAAAAGAATGTATAGACTTATCGGGAttggagagagaaataagGAGAGATCAAGGCCGGTGGTCTAGCACGGAACAAGAGAAATTCAGATAAGCATCATCAAGGGAAGCCATTGGCGGTGCgctaaaaattcttaaaaaagaaaccaaaagcggataaaattttagattgaTCAGAATTCAGGGGGGAAACTCAATAGACAAGTGGAGATCTCCTGAAAAATTTGAACTTTGAACACAAAAACAGAGATGGAGTTAACGTAGATTTCTTCGCCAGAGGCGCCTGCCGGATGGGCAAACTCTGTCTTTGTGTTGCAGGTCATtgattagtttttctttttttttttaatatgagaAGGgcattaatttgtttttaaaaggCTAAACCTAAATCGAACTAACTAAATTAAGATTATTGATTGCtaattaacaaataataaagTGTCGTCCAATCTAAAGTATACTGATTCCTACTTTCGAAGGCGCTTTTTGGATGACACTTGTCCACTTCCACTGAGTGGGCTTAACCAATGTATTGAATCAGGATTTTATGATCATAAactttttttgataaattaaaagatattttaatctttttgatttttttattaatattttgagtGGTTATGGACTTAAATGTCATCATTAAAATGCTAAGGTATTACAATCATGTTATGCCTTTAAGCATGGCTTTTTTTGGCTAAGAGTTGATTTAGTCatctcttcttcctctttcctCTTTTACTTTACCTTAATTTCATGTATATATGGTGTAATTATTGGTTGTTTTTGGTTGTAACAAGTGCCTAAGCACTCTTTACCATTTGCCTTATAATATTATGGTGGATTGAACTACAATCTAAACTATAATGATTCTAAGGTACACAAATTATTTGCATTTATcacttaattttgaaattttacaatatttaaaaggtatttttgaacttttttttttctcattctcCCTTCATCTCTTGGTCCATCTGATTAGACCATCCCTCTCTTTCGCCATCTCTCCTTCAACTC from Theobroma cacao cultivar B97-61/B2 chromosome 5, Criollo_cocoa_genome_V2, whole genome shotgun sequence carries:
- the LOC18600656 gene encoding phytochrome A; the encoded protein is MSSSRPSHSSSNSGRSRHSARIIAQTTVDAKLHANFEESGSSFDYSSSVRASGDQQSRSDRVTTAYLHQIQKGKFIQPFGCLLALDEKTYKVIAYSENAPEMLTMVSHAVPSVGDHPVLGIGTDIKTIFTAPSSSALLKALGIGEVSLLNPILVHCKTSGKPFYAIIHRVTGSLIIDFEPVKPYEVPMTAAGALQSYKLAAKAITRLQSLPSGSMERLCDTMVQEVFELTGYDRVMAYKFHDDDHGEVVSEITKPGLEPYLGLHYPATDIPQAARFLFMKNKVRMIVDCRAKHVKVFQDDKLAFDLTLCGSTLRAPHSCHLQYMENMNSIASLVMAVIVNDGDEEGDGPDSAQPQQKRKRLWGLVVCHNTTPRFVPFPLRYACEFLAQVFAIHVNKEIELENQIIEKNILRTQTLLCDMLLRDAPMGIISQSPNIMDLVKCDGAALLYKNKIWKLGVTPSDFQLHEIASWLSEYHMDSTGLSTDSLYDAGFPGALALGDVVCGMAAVRITLKDMLFWFRSHTAAEIRWGGAKHEPGEKDDGRKMHPRSSFKAFLQVVKTRSMPWKDYEMDAIHSLQLILRNAFKDVETTDTNTSAIHSKLSDLKIEGMQELEAVTSEMVRLIETATVPILAVDVDGLVNGWNMKIAELTGLPVDKAIGKHLLSLVEDSSVETVKQMLVLALQGKEEKNIQFEIKTHGSRIEAGPISLVVNACANRDLHENVVGVCFVAQDITGQKIVMDKFTRIEGDYKAIVQNPNPLIPPIFGMDEFGWCSEWNPAMTKLTGWKRDEVVDKMLLGEVFGTHIACCRLKSQESFVNLGVVLNNAMTGHEPEKVPFGFFARSGKYVECLLCVNKKLDREDAVTGVFCFLQLASHELQQALHVQRLSEQTAMKRLKALAYLKRQIRNPLSGIIFSRKMMEGTELGPEQKRLLQTSTLCQRQLSKILDDSDLDSIIDGYLDLEMIDFTLHEVLVASISQVMMKSNGKGIRIVNDTEEEVMTETLYGDSVRLQQVLADFLLISVNFTPNGGQLVVVASLTKDQLGQSVHLAHLELRITHAGGGVPEALLSQMFGSDGDASEEGISLLISRKLVKLMNGDIQYLREAGRSTFIVTVELAAANRSRT